One genomic window of Actinoalloteichus hoggarensis includes the following:
- the groL gene encoding chaperonin GroEL (60 kDa chaperone family; promotes refolding of misfolded polypeptides especially under stressful conditions; forms two stacked rings of heptamers to form a barrel-shaped 14mer; ends can be capped by GroES; misfolded proteins enter the barrel where they are refolded when GroES binds), which produces MAAKQIRFDEQARRSLESGVNKLADTVKVTLGPRGRHVVLDKKFGAPTITLDGVTVAREVELEDPYENLGAQLAKSVATKTNDAAGDGTTTATVLAQALVREGLRNVAAGANPMVIGKGIQAAADAVVETLKAKATPVKGRDNIAQVGQVVSRDETIGALLGEAIERVGEDGVVTIEEASTMSTWLEVTEGVQFDKGFLSPHFVTDADRQEAVLEDALVLLYREKISALADFLPLLEKVVEAGKPLLIIAEDVEGEALSTLVVNSIRKTVRVVAVKAPYFGDRRKAFLDDLAVVTGAQVVAAEVGMKLADSGLDVLGGVRRVVVTKDDTTLVDGAGTRSDIDSRVEQLRREIEATDSEWDREKLQERLAKLSGGVAVIKVGAATEIEVKERKHRIEDAIAATKAAVEEGIIPGGGSSLVHAAKELEGGLGLTGDEATGVAIVRAALSAPLFWIATNAGHEGAVVTSKVAEQSWGSGFDASSLTYRDLFDAGIVDPVKVTRSAVVNAASIARMVLTTESAVVEVPEEDVAAGQGHGHGH; this is translated from the coding sequence ATGGCTGCAAAGCAGATCCGGTTCGACGAGCAGGCCCGCCGCTCGCTGGAGAGCGGTGTCAACAAGCTCGCCGACACAGTCAAGGTCACGCTCGGCCCGCGCGGCAGGCACGTCGTGCTGGACAAGAAGTTCGGCGCTCCGACCATCACCCTCGACGGCGTGACCGTCGCGCGTGAGGTGGAGCTGGAAGACCCCTACGAGAACCTCGGCGCCCAGCTCGCGAAGAGCGTCGCGACCAAGACCAACGACGCGGCGGGCGACGGCACCACCACGGCCACCGTGCTGGCGCAGGCGCTGGTCCGGGAGGGCCTGCGCAACGTGGCGGCGGGCGCCAACCCGATGGTGATCGGCAAGGGCATCCAGGCCGCGGCCGACGCCGTGGTCGAGACCCTGAAGGCCAAGGCCACCCCGGTCAAGGGGCGCGACAACATCGCTCAGGTCGGCCAGGTCGTCTCGCGAGACGAGACGATCGGCGCCCTGCTCGGCGAGGCCATCGAGCGGGTCGGCGAGGACGGCGTCGTCACCATCGAGGAAGCCTCGACGATGTCCACCTGGCTGGAGGTGACCGAGGGCGTCCAGTTCGACAAGGGCTTCCTCTCGCCGCACTTCGTCACCGACGCCGACCGCCAGGAGGCGGTGCTGGAGGACGCCCTCGTCCTGCTGTACCGCGAGAAGATCTCCGCGCTGGCCGACTTCCTGCCGCTGCTGGAGAAGGTCGTCGAGGCGGGCAAGCCGCTGCTGATCATCGCCGAGGACGTCGAGGGCGAGGCCCTGTCCACCCTGGTGGTCAACTCGATCCGCAAGACGGTCCGCGTGGTCGCGGTCAAGGCGCCGTACTTCGGCGACCGTCGCAAGGCGTTCCTGGACGACCTCGCCGTGGTCACCGGCGCGCAGGTCGTCGCCGCCGAGGTCGGGATGAAGCTGGCCGACTCCGGTCTGGACGTGCTCGGCGGCGTTCGCCGCGTCGTGGTCACCAAGGACGACACCACCCTGGTGGACGGCGCGGGCACCCGGTCCGACATCGACTCGCGGGTGGAGCAGCTGCGCCGCGAGATCGAGGCGACCGACTCCGAGTGGGACCGCGAGAAGCTGCAGGAGCGGCTGGCCAAGCTCTCCGGCGGCGTCGCGGTGATCAAGGTCGGCGCGGCCACCGAGATCGAGGTCAAGGAGCGCAAGCACCGGATCGAGGACGCGATCGCGGCGACGAAGGCCGCCGTCGAAGAGGGCATCATCCCCGGCGGCGGGTCCAGCCTGGTGCACGCGGCCAAGGAGCTCGAGGGCGGCCTCGGCCTCACCGGCGACGAGGCGACCGGGGTGGCGATCGTGCGGGCCGCGCTGAGCGCTCCGCTGTTCTGGATCGCCACGAACGCCGGCCACGAGGGCGCCGTGGTGACCTCCAAGGTCGCCGAGCAGAGCTGGGGCAGCGGCTTCGACGCTTCGAGCCTCACCTACCGCGACCTGTTCGACGCGGGCATCGTCGACCCGGTGAAGGTCACGCGGTCCGCCGTGGTCAACGCCGCCTCGATCGCGCGGATGGTCCTCACGACGGAGAGCGCCGTCGTCGAGGTGCCGGAGGAGGACGTGGCGGCCGGACAGGGCCACGGCCACGGCCACTGA
- a CDS encoding response regulator transcription factor, with translation MTTVLICDDRRSVREGLTRVMSAVPGVSRIDCVAHGDELLARFSRQAVDVVLVGTQRAVPTGVEATRRLVSAHPQANVIVFGAPDDAGSIAAAIAGGARGYLRWDASRPELVAALAHTLASTAVPAPRQPSDPGVQLTERELQVLRGMSQGKSNGQIGRELYLSEDTVKTHARRLFRKLGVRDRAQAVAHGFRRGLVS, from the coding sequence GTGACGACGGTCTTGATCTGCGATGACCGGCGGAGCGTCCGGGAGGGGCTCACTCGCGTGATGTCGGCGGTCCCGGGTGTGAGCCGGATCGATTGTGTAGCCCATGGTGACGAGCTGCTCGCTCGCTTCTCCAGGCAGGCTGTCGATGTCGTGCTGGTAGGAACGCAGCGCGCCGTGCCAACGGGCGTGGAAGCCACCAGGCGGCTCGTCTCGGCTCACCCACAGGCCAACGTCATCGTCTTCGGCGCGCCGGACGACGCGGGCAGCATCGCTGCCGCGATCGCCGGTGGAGCGCGCGGTTACCTGCGATGGGACGCCTCGCGCCCCGAGCTGGTCGCCGCCCTGGCGCACACGCTGGCGAGTACCGCGGTGCCCGCCCCGCGTCAGCCCTCCGATCCCGGAGTCCAACTCACCGAGCGTGAACTCCAGGTGCTGCGGGGCATGAGTCAGGGAAAGAGCAACGGTCAGATCGGGCGCGAGCTCTATCTGTCCGAGGACACCGTCAAGACACACGCACGACGTCTGTTCCGCAAGTTGGGCGTGCGCGACCGTGCACAGGCCGTCGCCCACGGATTCCGCAGGGGACTCGTCTCCTGA
- a CDS encoding WhiB family transcriptional regulator translates to MADTRRLPGPNADLWDWQLQGSCRGMDSAFFFHPDGERGPARSRREARAKEVCQQCPVLEQCRQHALAVQEPYGIWGGLSEAERTLLIKSKSRRMAGLAS, encoded by the coding sequence ATGGCCGACACTCGGCGACTGCCAGGGCCGAACGCGGACCTGTGGGACTGGCAGCTTCAAGGCTCGTGCAGAGGCATGGACAGTGCCTTCTTCTTCCATCCGGACGGCGAGAGAGGTCCGGCGAGGTCACGGCGGGAGGCAAGGGCGAAAGAGGTGTGCCAGCAGTGCCCGGTGCTCGAACAGTGCAGGCAGCACGCATTGGCCGTCCAAGAGCCCTACGGCATCTGGGGTGGACTGTCCGAGGCCGAGCGGACGCTGCTGATCAAGTCCAAGAGCCGCAGGATGGCGGGTCTCGCCTCCTGA
- a CDS encoding MerR family transcriptional regulator — MPAAAGDEPTLTVAAVARRLGIAPATLRTWDRRYGLGPSGHTSGRHRRYGPLDVARLELMQHALLRGASPAEAARYALSTSSPAPRVAPDESTSVRVTGRVVESDESSRPPRPRLVHDVGDLAAGGPRDAADLSFGAGSSAGAAVSDGDDPAAGPNPGLPPAAGLPPAAGLLSGGMELPAFDRRARSGGRGLRLPGASSRARGLGRAVTAMDSWSVNRLLLEALHEDGVLTVWQELAEPVLGALSERWEHSGEGREMTRLLSECLITVMSTVTAGAAEPRTARSVLLVGAPGERHGLPMYVLAAELSQRRLGARLLGVGLPMDGVVAAVRRVAPAAMVLWAQRPRCGDPAVFEALPRTRQRVRLFAGGPGWDPSTLPNRVEAVTELASAADLIERSVVVRGGRG; from the coding sequence CTGCCCGCCGCAGCGGGCGACGAGCCGACCCTCACCGTCGCCGCGGTCGCCCGCCGCCTCGGCATCGCGCCTGCCACCCTGCGCACCTGGGACCGGCGCTACGGCCTCGGACCCAGCGGCCACACCAGCGGCAGGCACCGCCGGTACGGCCCGTTGGACGTCGCGCGTCTGGAGCTGATGCAGCATGCGCTGCTGCGGGGCGCCTCGCCCGCCGAGGCGGCGCGGTACGCCCTGAGCACCTCGTCGCCCGCCCCGCGCGTCGCGCCGGACGAGTCGACGTCCGTGCGCGTGACCGGACGGGTCGTGGAGAGCGACGAGTCATCGCGGCCGCCCCGGCCTCGGCTTGTCCACGACGTGGGAGACCTTGCGGCGGGCGGACCGCGGGACGCGGCGGACTTGTCCTTCGGGGCGGGCTCCTCGGCGGGGGCCGCGGTCTCGGACGGCGACGATCCGGCGGCCGGGCCGAACCCCGGCCTGCCTCCCGCCGCAGGCCTGCCTCCCGCGGCGGGCCTGCTCTCCGGGGGGATGGAGCTGCCCGCGTTCGACCGGCGCGCCCGGTCGGGCGGTCGAGGGCTGCGGCTGCCCGGCGCGAGCAGCAGGGCCAGAGGACTGGGTCGCGCGGTGACGGCGATGGACTCCTGGTCGGTGAACCGTCTGCTGCTGGAGGCGCTGCACGAGGACGGCGTGCTGACGGTGTGGCAGGAGCTCGCCGAACCGGTGCTGGGCGCGTTGAGCGAACGCTGGGAGCACTCCGGCGAGGGTCGGGAGATGACCCGGCTGTTGAGCGAGTGCCTGATCACGGTGATGAGCACCGTGACGGCGGGCGCGGCCGAGCCGAGGACCGCGCGGTCCGTGCTGCTCGTCGGCGCGCCCGGTGAACGGCACGGGCTGCCGATGTACGTGCTGGCCGCCGAGCTGTCCCAGCGCAGGCTCGGTGCGCGGCTGCTGGGTGTCGGACTGCCCATGGACGGCGTGGTGGCCGCGGTGCGGCGCGTCGCCCCCGCCGCGATGGTGCTGTGGGCGCAGCGACCGCGCTGTGGCGATCCGGCGGTGTTCGAGGCGCTGCCGAGGACCCGGCAGCGGGTGCGGCTGTTCGCGGGCGGCCCCGGCTGGGACCCGAGCACCCTGCCGAATCGGGTCGAGGCTGTGACGGAGCTCGCATCGGCGGCCGACCTCATCGAGCGGTCCGTGGTGGTCCGGGGCGGTCGCGGCTAG
- the groES gene encoding co-chaperone GroES → MASVNIKPLEDKIVVQASEAETTTASGLVIPDTAKEKPQEGKVLAVGPGRVDDNGNRVPLDVAVGDVVIYSKYGGTEVKYNGEEYLILSARDVLAVVN, encoded by the coding sequence GTGGCGAGCGTGAACATCAAGCCACTTGAGGACAAGATCGTCGTCCAGGCGAGCGAGGCCGAGACGACGACCGCGTCCGGGCTCGTCATCCCGGACACGGCCAAGGAGAAGCCCCAGGAGGGCAAGGTCCTGGCCGTCGGACCGGGTCGTGTCGACGACAACGGCAACAGGGTCCCGCTGGACGTCGCCGTCGGCGACGTCGTCATCTACTCGAAGTACGGCGGCACCGAGGTCAAGTACAACGGCGAGGAGTACCTGATCCTCTCCGCGCGCGACGTGCTGGCCGTCGTGAACTGA
- a CDS encoding DUF5319 domain-containing protein, protein MRVNNLAGRVLPWYRRQQRRLARYRALVPHDALPPDPFASDPEDPARALGEPADDDDRVLDEDERAELLADLADLAVYQALLEQRGLRGIVVDCADCAEPHYHDWELLRSSLTQLLADGHMRPHEPAYNPDPNHYVTWEYCRGYSDAAGATET, encoded by the coding sequence ATGAGGGTGAACAACCTCGCGGGGCGGGTTCTTCCATGGTATCGACGACAACAGCGACGTCTCGCCCGGTACCGTGCGCTCGTGCCGCACGATGCCCTGCCCCCAGATCCGTTCGCGAGCGACCCGGAGGACCCGGCGCGCGCCCTAGGCGAGCCTGCGGACGACGACGACCGAGTGCTCGACGAAGACGAACGGGCCGAACTGCTGGCCGACCTCGCCGATCTCGCCGTCTACCAGGCGCTCCTGGAACAACGCGGCCTGCGCGGCATCGTCGTCGACTGCGCCGATTGTGCCGAACCGCACTACCACGACTGGGAGCTGCTTCGGTCGAGTCTGACCCAGCTCTTGGCCGACGGACACATGCGACCGCATGAACCCGCCTACAACCCGGACCCGAATCACTACGTGACCTGGGAGTACTGCCGAGGCTACTCGGACGCCGCCGGTGCGACCGAGACCTGA
- a CDS encoding anti-sigma-D factor RsdA — protein MADRHDEDEPTSGDRVENENSEPSSSDVAGHLDGSASRTEQESPAEHIDLSAIQADDALLDALGGTDPTVGEEDSADQDLSAMLVAWRREADAEPFGELVDIDTAVATIAAARPPARRRPRFLVPLATAAAVLAITFTGVSVAAREARPGDTLWGLSRVLFTEHANSVEAAVAVQGELDAAEAALFAGRFEQAAAALQRAGASLDSVSDDDGHAHLRATHDRLRDQLDPAPQPEDGEAPEDSESTTDGGEPPLLVDTTTEQPPPTSPTDDSETSPPDETTTTPPEEPTPSSPPAPSTPPSPSTPSGSEPDTSTGSRTENISTMPSGGE, from the coding sequence GTGGCCGACAGACACGATGAGGACGAGCCCACATCGGGTGATCGAGTCGAGAACGAGAACTCCGAGCCGTCGTCGTCCGACGTGGCAGGGCATCTCGACGGCTCCGCGTCGCGGACGGAGCAGGAGTCCCCGGCGGAGCACATCGACCTCTCCGCGATCCAGGCCGACGACGCACTGCTCGACGCGCTCGGCGGCACCGACCCGACGGTCGGCGAGGAGGACTCCGCCGACCAGGACCTCAGCGCCATGCTGGTCGCCTGGCGTCGGGAGGCCGACGCCGAGCCCTTCGGGGAGCTCGTCGACATCGACACCGCCGTGGCGACGATCGCCGCCGCCCGGCCGCCCGCCCGGCGCAGGCCGCGCTTCCTCGTGCCGCTGGCCACCGCGGCGGCCGTGCTCGCCATCACCTTCACCGGGGTGAGCGTCGCCGCCCGTGAGGCGCGCCCCGGCGACACCCTGTGGGGGCTGTCTCGGGTGCTGTTCACCGAGCACGCGAACTCGGTGGAGGCCGCCGTCGCGGTTCAAGGCGAACTCGACGCGGCGGAGGCCGCGTTGTTCGCGGGCCGGTTCGAACAGGCCGCCGCCGCGCTCCAGCGCGCGGGCGCCTCGCTGGACTCGGTGTCCGACGACGACGGACACGCCCATCTCCGGGCCACGCACGACCGACTGCGGGATCAGCTCGATCCGGCGCCCCAGCCCGAGGACGGCGAGGCGCCAGAGGACTCCGAGAGCACGACGGACGGCGGTGAACCGCCGCTGCTGGTCGACACCACCACCGAGCAGCCCCCGCCCACGTCGCCGACCGACGACTCCGAGACCTCGCCGCCCGACGAGACGACGACCACGCCGCCTGAGGAGCCGACGCCGAGCAGCCCCCCTGCGCCGAGCACCCCGCCGTCACCCAGCACGCCTTCGGGCAGCGAGCCGGACACCAGCACCGGGTCTCGGACGGAGAACATCTCGACGATGCCTTCCGGCGGCGAGTGA
- a CDS encoding methyltransferase domain-containing protein — MTTPADEWVRAARSLGARLWDDDVIHDPALRAAIEATPRHVFVPRFFVQTPEGDWMRGDQTTPGYLDEVYADRPLVTALGELADGQRIVMSSSTKPGLMARMIEALRLDDDSRVLEIGTGTGYNAALLSRLLGAERVFSVDIETELVDLARLRLASLGLAPTLLAADGAEGLPGHAPYDRIIATCSVRRVPWAWAEQTRPGGLVLTDLKAALHAGSLVCLRRRHDRLEGRFLPRWAAFMALRGAACDAGRPEPPPRAAGVQGMTALDSEPASELVPWFLAQAELPCIVSIGLRGRAAGGGPRWSTVAAADGSWCEVAVRADDTGRRVVRQGGPVQIWDRLERAVREWEDLDRPDWGRLGLTVRPDGLHTVWLDEPDGPRRWVLPPSR; from the coding sequence ATGACCACACCAGCCGATGAGTGGGTTCGGGCGGCGCGAAGTCTCGGCGCTCGGCTCTGGGACGATGACGTGATCCATGACCCCGCGCTGCGGGCCGCGATCGAGGCGACTCCGCGCCACGTGTTCGTACCCCGGTTCTTCGTGCAGACGCCCGAGGGAGACTGGATGCGCGGTGATCAGACGACCCCGGGGTATCTCGACGAGGTCTATGCGGATCGCCCCCTGGTGACGGCCCTGGGAGAACTGGCCGACGGGCAGCGGATCGTGATGTCGTCGTCGACGAAGCCGGGGCTCATGGCGCGGATGATCGAGGCGCTCCGGCTCGACGACGACTCGCGGGTGCTGGAGATCGGCACCGGCACGGGCTACAACGCGGCGCTGCTGAGCCGTCTGCTCGGCGCCGAGCGGGTCTTCTCCGTGGACATCGAGACCGAACTGGTCGACCTCGCTCGCCTGCGACTGGCCTCCCTCGGCCTTGCCCCGACTCTTCTCGCCGCCGACGGCGCGGAGGGACTTCCCGGCCATGCCCCGTACGACCGGATCATCGCGACGTGCTCGGTGCGGCGGGTGCCGTGGGCGTGGGCGGAGCAGACCCGCCCCGGCGGTCTCGTGCTCACGGATCTCAAGGCCGCGTTGCACGCGGGCAGCCTCGTCTGCCTGCGTCGCCGCCATGACCGGTTGGAAGGTCGATTCCTCCCCCGGTGGGCGGCGTTCATGGCGTTGCGCGGCGCCGCATGCGACGCGGGCCGCCCCGAGCCGCCGCCCCGCGCGGCGGGCGTGCAAGGGATGACGGCGCTCGACTCGGAGCCCGCGAGCGAACTGGTGCCGTGGTTCCTGGCGCAGGCGGAGCTGCCGTGCATCGTCTCGATCGGACTCCGGGGCCGGGCGGCGGGCGGCGGTCCCCGGTGGTCGACGGTCGCCGCCGCCGACGGTTCCTGGTGCGAGGTGGCGGTGCGCGCGGACGACACGGGGAGGCGGGTGGTCCGGCAGGGCGGCCCCGTCCAGATCTGGGATCGGCTGGAGCGGGCCGTCCGCGAGTGGGAGGACCTCGATCGCCCGGACTGGGGGCGCCTCGGGCTGACGGTCCGGCCCGACGGTCTGCACACCGTGTGGCTGGACGAGCCCGACGGCCCGCGTCGCTGGGTGCTGCCGCCCAGCCGGTGA
- a CDS encoding sigma-70 family RNA polymerase sigma factor: MTNLGDGLDAVVGEAVGGNRRAIERLLAAIRPLVVRYCRARVGRQERSSASADDVAQEVCLAVLTALPGYRDQGRPFLAFVYGIASHKVADAHRAAARNKSEPVPEVPDAPGNEAGPEQRAMQDELSGRMGRLLQVLPPKQREILLLRVVVGLSAEETAEAVDSTPGAVRVAQHRALTRLRKTLATEEVV; this comes from the coding sequence ATGACTAATTTGGGGGACGGACTGGACGCCGTCGTCGGCGAGGCCGTCGGCGGTAATCGTCGGGCGATCGAACGGTTGTTGGCGGCCATTCGTCCCCTTGTGGTGCGGTACTGCCGCGCCCGGGTCGGAAGACAGGAACGGTCGTCGGCCTCGGCTGACGACGTGGCCCAGGAGGTGTGTCTCGCCGTGCTCACGGCGCTGCCGGGCTACCGCGACCAGGGACGTCCGTTCTTGGCGTTCGTGTACGGCATCGCCTCGCACAAGGTCGCCGACGCACACCGGGCCGCGGCGCGGAACAAGTCCGAGCCGGTGCCCGAGGTTCCCGACGCGCCGGGCAACGAGGCGGGTCCCGAACAGCGGGCCATGCAGGACGAGCTGTCCGGACGGATGGGAAGACTGCTCCAGGTGCTGCCGCCGAAGCAGCGGGAGATCCTGCTGCTCCGGGTCGTCGTCGGGCTCTCCGCCGAGGAGACGGCCGAGGCCGTCGACTCGACGCCCGGCGCGGTGCGAGTCGCCCAGCACCGGGCGCTGACCAGGCTGAGGAAGACGCTCGCCACGGAGGAGGTGGTCTGA